A window from Gossypium raimondii isolate GPD5lz chromosome 7, ASM2569854v1, whole genome shotgun sequence encodes these proteins:
- the LOC105796504 gene encoding reticulon-like protein B5 has protein sequence MAEETESMQSAVESVMEKISEKIHGHDSSSSSDSDSDSDHEKPASPSSVKAKIYRLFGRERPLHHVLGGGKPADVFLWRNKKISAGVLGGATAIWVLFELIEYHLLTLLCHISILSLAVLFLWSNVHTFIHKTPPRIPQVHLPEEPFLQIASALTIELNQALELLRDIASGRNLKKFLVVVAAFWVLSVVGSWCNFLTLFYTSFVLLHTVPVLYEKYEDKVDPFAEKAVIEIKKQYAVFDANVLSKIPTGPLKSKKV, from the exons ATGGCGGAGGAAACGGAGAGTATGCAATCGGCGGTGGAGTCGGTGATGGAGAAGATCAGCGAGAAGATCCACGGCCATGATTCATCGTCTTCTTCGGATTCGGATTCGGATTCAGATCATGAGAAACCAGCTTCCCCTAGCTCCGTTAAGGCTAAGATTTATCGGTTGTTTGGTAGGGAGAGACCTCTTCATCACGTTCTCGGTGGTGGAAAGC CTGCTGATGTGTTCTTGTGGAGGAACAAGAAGATATCAGCTGGGGTTCTTGGTGGAGCAACTGCAATCTGGGTCCTTTTTGAGTTGATCGAATACCACCTACTTACTCTGCTCTGTCACATTTCGATACTCTCTCTTGCAGTATTGTTCCTCTGGTCCAATGTCCATACCTTTATCCACAA GACTCCACCTCGCATCCCACAAGTTCATTTGCCAGAGGAGCCATTCCTTCAGATCGCCTCTGCTCTGACAATTGAACTTAACCAGGCATTGGAACTGCTGCGAGATATTGCATCTGGAAGAAATCTGAAGAAGTTTCTTGTG GTTGTAGCAGCTTTTTGGGTCCTCTCGGTTGTGGGGAGTTGGTGCAATTTCTTGACCTTGTTCTACACAT CTTTCGTGTTGCTGCATACGGTACCTGTTTTGTATGAGAAGTATGAGGACAAGGTTGACCCATTTGCAGAGAAGGCAGTGATTGAGATAAAAAAGCAATATGCAGTTTTTGATGCCAATGTTCTGAGTAAAATTCCTACAGGTCCCTTGAAGAGCAAAAAGGTTTAG